A genomic segment from Microbulbifer elongatus encodes:
- the lolB gene encoding lipoprotein insertase outer membrane protein LolB, giving the protein MLRKADVLTPLYRSTHQPQGAHRALKFVGAVLLLTLAACSAQKPQPQQPSEPAAHQPSSAAALQRWEAKGKMGVRSPKESGSANLVWQQADRANYRIHLSGPLGAGATSISGSPGGVSLQRGNDPAVFASDPAQLTEQIMGWPLPVSEMFYWVRGLAAPGAVSGQRKNAQGLMQSLQQSGWALEFTGYQSVGPYKLPGKIKASTTNAAGPVSVTLVIKEWSPR; this is encoded by the coding sequence ATGTTACGGAAAGCTGACGTTCTCACTCCTTTATATCGTTCAACCCATCAGCCACAGGGCGCACATCGCGCCCTGAAATTTGTCGGTGCAGTATTGCTGCTGACACTTGCTGCGTGCAGCGCGCAAAAACCACAGCCTCAGCAACCGAGCGAACCGGCCGCTCATCAGCCGTCTTCCGCTGCGGCGCTGCAGCGCTGGGAAGCCAAAGGCAAAATGGGCGTGCGTTCGCCGAAAGAAAGTGGCAGTGCCAACCTGGTCTGGCAGCAGGCTGACAGGGCCAATTACCGCATTCACTTGAGCGGTCCCCTCGGCGCCGGCGCAACATCAATCAGCGGCTCCCCGGGCGGCGTCAGCCTGCAGCGGGGCAACGACCCGGCGGTTTTCGCCTCAGACCCCGCGCAGTTAACAGAGCAGATCATGGGATGGCCGCTGCCAGTCTCCGAAATGTTTTACTGGGTGCGCGGCCTGGCAGCCCCCGGCGCGGTGAGCGGCCAGCGCAAGAACGCCCAGGGGTTGATGCAGAGCCTGCAACAGTCGGGGTGGGCCCTGGAATTTACGGGCTACCAGTCTGTTGGCCCCTATAAATTGCCCGGCAAAATCAAGGCATCCACCACTAATGCCGCGGGCCCGGTCAGCGTCACCCTGGTGATCAAGGAGTGGAGCCCGCGATAA
- a CDS encoding ribose-phosphate pyrophosphokinase yields MVFTGNANPELAQKVVEHMAIPLGEAVVKRFSDGEIAVEITDNVRGRDVFVVQSTCQPTNRNIMELILLVDALRRASAGRITAVVPYFGYARQDRRVRSQRVPISAKVVADMMVSVGIDRVLTVDLHAEQIQGFFDVPVDNVYGSSVLLDDIERQGYEDLVVVSPDIGGVVRARAVAKSLDCDLAIIDKRRPAANVAEVMNIIGEVSGRTCLLVDDMVDTAGTLCNAAAALKDHGAKKVVAYCTHPVLSGKAIDNLNNSVMDELVVTDSIPLGDKMEKAPKIRQLTLSAMLAESMRRISNEESLSAMFRS; encoded by the coding sequence ATGGTCTTCACCGGCAACGCAAACCCGGAACTGGCACAAAAGGTTGTTGAGCATATGGCGATACCGCTGGGAGAGGCGGTGGTCAAGCGCTTTTCCGACGGTGAGATCGCCGTGGAAATCACCGACAATGTGCGCGGCCGCGATGTCTTCGTGGTGCAGTCCACCTGCCAGCCCACCAACCGCAACATCATGGAACTGATCCTGCTGGTGGACGCCCTGCGCCGTGCCTCCGCCGGCCGTATCACCGCGGTAGTGCCTTACTTCGGCTACGCCCGCCAGGATCGCCGTGTACGCTCCCAGCGTGTACCGATTTCCGCCAAGGTTGTGGCCGACATGATGGTGAGCGTGGGCATCGACCGCGTTCTGACCGTCGACCTCCACGCCGAGCAGATCCAGGGCTTTTTCGACGTACCTGTGGATAACGTCTACGGCTCCTCCGTACTGCTGGACGACATCGAGCGCCAGGGTTACGAAGATCTGGTGGTAGTTTCCCCGGACATCGGCGGTGTTGTGCGCGCCCGCGCTGTGGCCAAGAGCCTCGATTGTGACCTGGCGATTATCGACAAACGTCGCCCGGCCGCCAATGTGGCGGAAGTGATGAATATCATCGGTGAAGTCAGCGGCCGCACCTGCCTGCTGGTGGACGATATGGTGGACACCGCCGGCACCCTGTGCAACGCCGCCGCAGCGCTGAAGGATCACGGCGCCAAGAAAGTGGTCGCCTACTGTACCCACCCGGTACTGTCCGGCAAGGCCATCGATAATCTGAACAATTCGGTAATGGATGAACTGGTAGTCACTGATTCCATCCCCCTGGGCGACAAAATGGAGAAGGCACCGAAGATCCGTCAGCTGACCCTTTCCGCGATGCTGGCCGAGTCCATGCGTCGCATCAGTAACGAGGAATCCCTGTCGGC
- the ispE gene encoding 4-(cytidine 5'-diphospho)-2-C-methyl-D-erythritol kinase — translation MLRILGRRADGYHELQTVFQLLDFGDSLVFRASDDHRIHLHCPGVDVSPEQNLVYRAAALLRQASGNTALGAHISVEKRLPAGGGIGGGSSDAATTLLGLNHLWQCGYDLNALAELGRQLGADVPVFVRGRSAFAEGVGEQLTTVSIEPRWYLVLTPACHVSTVTLFSDPRLTRDSAAITLAALRDRRLNTHWLDTYAGNDFQPLVEDLYPEVRQAREWLAQHAKAFLTGTGACVFAGFESESAAQAVFNARPEGWKGFVAKGVDESLAHRQLAKFAATV, via the coding sequence ATGCTGCGTATCCTCGGACGCCGCGCCGATGGCTATCACGAATTGCAAACGGTTTTCCAATTGCTGGATTTTGGTGACAGCCTGGTTTTTCGCGCCAGCGATGACCATCGGATCCACCTCCACTGCCCCGGGGTCGACGTATCGCCTGAACAGAACCTGGTGTATCGGGCGGCCGCCCTCCTTCGACAGGCCAGCGGTAATACGGCTCTTGGGGCGCATATTTCCGTTGAAAAACGCCTGCCCGCCGGCGGCGGAATCGGCGGCGGCAGCAGCGACGCAGCGACCACCCTGTTGGGGTTGAATCATCTGTGGCAGTGCGGATATGACCTGAATGCACTGGCTGAACTGGGCCGCCAACTGGGTGCGGACGTTCCGGTGTTTGTGCGCGGCCGCTCGGCATTTGCCGAAGGCGTCGGCGAACAATTGACCACTGTATCCATAGAGCCCCGCTGGTATCTGGTGCTGACACCCGCGTGCCATGTAAGCACGGTAACGCTTTTTTCCGATCCGCGTTTGACAAGAGATTCCGCCGCAATTACATTAGCGGCCCTTCGCGACAGGCGGCTGAACACACACTGGCTCGATACCTATGCCGGTAACGATTTTCAGCCATTAGTAGAAGACCTCTACCCCGAGGTGCGGCAGGCCAGAGAGTGGCTTGCGCAACATGCCAAGGCATTTCTGACAGGGACCGGCGCTTGTGTATTCGCCGGATTCGAATCAGAAAGCGCGGCGCAGGCAGTATTTAATGCACGGCCTGAAGGGTGGAAAGGTTTTGTTGCCAAAGGAGTGGATGAATCACTCGCTCACCGGCAACTCGCGAAATTTGCAGCAACGGTCTAG